A region of Centropristis striata isolate RG_2023a ecotype Rhode Island chromosome 17, C.striata_1.0, whole genome shotgun sequence DNA encodes the following proteins:
- the LOC131989979 gene encoding zinc finger protein 250-like — MFYWMKRSGGGSEALDSLDSMSKAEILRGIVTEKLSTAAQEILAVVERTVAGYEEEAAGFRREIDRQGKQLELLLQPRVALERKALIPEEEEEHEVVVLGEEEEEEQRTQQPGGEASDALDFLWFDEEDEAEGGDEEQQLKQEDLKDPDYQITSRLISPRARSDRRRPGRPRSSATRSHLDLRVCLLEDPRTEVLSNSVFRKYPVQELKCPRGLPEADFLDLLRSTFPQLAAEKPFEAFTSDRTKRLQPLRVKTLTPEQICSSIRRSGARNSALYLRLKSGESRSEDLDPQGDLDPQGYLDPQRDLDPQRDLDPQGDLDPQSPDQTPGRSSSEKRRRGRPRLGEGPTHHLLRVCLLQDCEAGMLTNKVLTKSLVKDLRCPRGLREEDFLAQLRSAFPQLNGDDKRFDVFKSDRSRRLQRLRVTPLTPDEIFRSIKSTGVTKTLLYLQIKTGEEEEELNDDITADSLSAAAALIKHDEAGLRESSAHVEGSVRSSASQQQEADEGDAGEGVACSSEDGDAEWKPDPEQLAAAARRQRGARAAVVQGRLVGGRKMACKVCGVWYRIQGSLIKHAWSHVDEAPGVCGVCGERFQSVDELKGHLKKYQKTHDCSHCSKSFLTITGLKYHTTLHTGNRPFKCDVCNKTFAHMSSLSIHRWVHVDDKPYKCDSCPKAFGLMAQLRAHSRLHAGRDKYLCNVCGKTVYDLRSLTRHKTTHSGERRFSCELCGKRFKLLNTLKSHEKTHTERERPYLCHICCKTFLSNNGLKAHIKTHSSERPFSCLICSKGFISNGELKAHLRVHTGEAPYGCSECGRFFKRKTHLNNHVRSHLGIKLFVCTVCGKACSRQEHLTVHMRTHNGERPYQCSVCDKAFTQSHCLKTHMKSHHGAARPLLDAPSS; from the exons ATGTTTTACTGGATGAAGAGGAGCGGCGGCGGCTCCGAGGCGCTCGACAGCCTCGACAGCATGTCTAAGGCGGAGATCCTGAGAGGGATCGTCACCGAGAAGCTGAGCACGGCCGCGCAGGAGATCCTGGCGGTGGTGGAGAGGACCGTGGCCGGCTACGAGGAGGAGGCTGCGGGCTTCAGGAGGGAGATCGACCGGCAGGGCAAGCAGCTGGAGCTCCTGCTGCAGCCCCGGGTCGCTCTGGAGCGAAAAG CTCTGAtcccagaagaagaagaagaacatgaGGTTGTTGTTCTgggtgaagaggaggaggaggagcagcgcaCACAGCAGCCAG GTGGCGAGGCGTCCGACGCTCTCGACTTCCTGTGGTTTGACGAGGAAGACGAAGCTGAAGGTGGTGATGAAGAGCAGCAGCTGAAACAAGAAGATCTGAAGGATCCGGATTATCAGATCACGTCCAG GTTAATTTCCCCCAGAGCGCGGTCTGACAGGAGACGGCCCGGCAGACCCCGGAGCAGCGCCACACGGAGCCACCTAGACCTCAGAGTCTGCCTGCTGGAGGACCCCCGCACCGAGGTCCTGTCTAACAGCG TGTTCAGGAAGTACCCGGTGCAGGAGCTGAAGTGTCCCCGTGGTCTACCCGAGGCGGACTTCCTGGACCTGTTGCGGTCCACCTTCCCCCAGCTGGCGGCGGAGAAACCGTTCGAAGCGTTCACATCGGACCGCACAAAGAGACTCCAGCCTCTGAGGGTGAAGACTCTCACGCCGGAGCAGATCTGCAGCAGCATCCGGCGGAGCGGCGCCAGGAACTCAGCGCTCTACCTCCGCCTCAAG AGCGGAGAGAGCCGCAGTGAAGACCTGGACCCTCAGGGAGACCTGGACCCTCAGGGATACCTGGACCCTCAGAGAGACCTGGACCCTCAGAGAGACCTGGACCCTCAGGGAGACCTGGACCCTCAGAGTCCTGACCAGACGCCCGGCAG GTCGTCGTCAGAGAAGCGTCGTCGGGGCCGACCGCGCCTCGGGGAGGGGCCGACCCACCACCTGCTGCGAGTCTGCCTGCTGCAGGACTGTGAGGCCGGCATGCTCACCAACAAAG TGCTGACCAAGTCCTTGGTGAAGGACCTGCGGTGTCCTCGTGGCCTGCGGGAGGAGGACTTCCTGGCCCAGCTGAGGTCGGCGTTCCCTCAGCTGAACGGAGACGACAAACGATTCGACGTGTTCAAGTCGGACCGCAGCCGCAGACTGCAGCGGCTCCGCGTGACGCCGCTGACGCCCGACGAGATCTTCAGGAGCATCAAGTCCACCGGAGTCACCAAGACGCTGCTCTACCTCCAGATCAAG acaggagaggaggaggaggagctaaaCGATGACATCACCGCTGACTCTCTGTCTGCTGCAGCGGCGCTGATTAAACATGACGAAGCCGGACTCAGAGAGAG TTCTGCTCACGTGGAAGGTTCGGTCCGGTCTTCAGCGtcacagcagcaggaagctgATGAAGGAGACGCCGGCGAGGGCGTGGCGTGCTCCAGCGAAGACGGAGACGCCGAATGGAAGCCGGATCCTGAGCAGCTGGCAGCGGCGGCGAGGAGGCAGCGCGGCGCCAGAGCAGCCGTGGTGCAGGGGAGGCTGGTCGGCGGCAGGAAGATGGCGTGTAAAGTATGCGGAGTCTGGTACAGGATCCAGGGCAGCCTGATCAAACACGCCTGGAGCCACGTGGACGAGGCGCCGGGTGTCTGCGGCGTGTGCGGTGAGCGCTTCCAGTCTGTGGACGAGTTAAAGGGACATCTTAAAAAATACCAGAAAACTCATGACTGCTCTCATTGTTCAAAGTCGTTCCTCACCATCACCGGCCTCAAGTACCACACCACCCTGCACACGGGAAACCGGCCCTTTAAATGCGATGTCTGCAACAAAACCTTCGCCCACATGTCCAGCCTCAGCATCCACCGCTGGGTCCACGTGGACGACAAACCCTACAAGTGCGACAGCTGCCCCAAGGCGTTTGGCCTGATGGCGCAGCTGCGCGCTCACAGCCGTCTGCACGCCGGCCGGGATAAGTACCTGTGCAACGTGTGCGGAAAGACGGTGTACGACCTGCGCTCCCTGACCCGACACAAGACCACGCACTCGGGCGAGCGGCGCTTCAGCTGCGAGCTCTGCGGGAAGAGATTCAAACTGCTCAACACGCTGAAGTCGCACGAGAAGACGCACACGGAGCGCGAGCGGCCGTACCTCTGCCACATCTGCTGCAAGACCTTCCTGTCCAACAACGGGCTGAAGGCTCACATCAAGACGCACAGCAGCGAGCGGCCCTTCAGCTGCCTCATCTGCAGCAAGGGCTTCATCTCCAACGGCGAGCTGAAGGCGCATCTGCGGGTGCACACCGGCGAGGCGCCGTACGGCTGCTCCGAGTGTGGACGCTTCTTCAAACGCAAGACTCACCTGAACAACCACGTGCGGAGCCACCTGGGCATCAAGCTGTTCGTGTGCACCGTCTGCGGGAAGGCGTGCTCGCGGCAGGAGCACCTGACCGTCCACATGAGGACACACAACGGGGAGAGACCATACCAGTGCAGCGTTTGCGACAAAGCCTTCACGCAGAGCCACTGtctgaaaacacacatgaaGAGCCACCACGGGGCGGCGCGCCCGCTGCTGGACGCGCCCTCGTCCTGA